One part of the Desulfomonilaceae bacterium genome encodes these proteins:
- a CDS encoding imidazole glycerol phosphate synthase cyclase subunit, with protein sequence MRKIRLIPRLDIKAPNLIKGIHLEGLRVIGDPREYANRYYEQGADELIYMDIVASLYGRNNLHDIVRRTAHDIFVPITVGGGVRSVDDVKDILRSGADKVAINTAATLRPKLISEVAHKFGSQCMVLSVEAKARSEGRWEVYTDNGREHTGLDVLEWVMRGVDLGAGEIMLTSVDREGTRSGFDCELVQAVADSVPVPVIASGGMGSIHHMIQVIREGHADAVAMADILHYNRSCIPKIRSAALAEGMNVREV encoded by the coding sequence ATGAGAAAGATTCGCTTAATTCCGCGATTAGACATCAAGGCTCCAAATCTGATTAAGGGTATTCATCTCGAAGGACTTCGAGTCATAGGGGATCCACGAGAATATGCCAATCGATATTATGAGCAAGGTGCCGATGAGCTGATATATATGGACATTGTCGCAAGCCTTTACGGTAGAAATAACCTCCATGACATCGTACGTCGAACAGCGCATGACATATTTGTTCCCATAACTGTGGGGGGAGGGGTGCGCTCGGTCGACGATGTTAAAGATATTCTTCGATCCGGCGCAGATAAGGTCGCTATTAATACTGCCGCAACCCTGCGTCCCAAATTGATTTCCGAGGTGGCCCACAAATTTGGATCCCAGTGTATGGTTCTTTCGGTGGAAGCTAAAGCCCGAAGCGAAGGGCGTTGGGAGGTTTACACTGACAATGGACGGGAACATACTGGTCTAGACGTTTTAGAGTGGGTGATGCGTGGAGTGGATTTGGGCGCTGGGGAAATTATGCTTACTTCAGTCGATCGCGAGGGAACGCGCTCCGGATTTGACTGTGAGTTAGTGCAGGCTGTTGCCGACTCCGTGCCTGTTCCAGTTATTGCCAGCGGTGGAATGGGTAGTATTCATCACATGATTCAGGTTATTCGGGAAGGTCACGCAGACGCGGTTGCCATGGCCGACATCTTACACTACAATCGCTCATGTATTCCTAAGATCCGCTCCGCCGCTCTAGCCGAGGGCATGAATGTCAGAGAAGTATGA
- the hisH gene encoding imidazole glycerol phosphate synthase subunit HisH translates to MTSEVTVVDYGLGNLFSVGRALERCGAMVTISDNPLVISKAPRLVLPGVGAFANGMLGLIERRLDTVIRDYTASGRPLLGICLGMQLMATMGEEFGQHDGLNIIPGRVIAIPKVGTNGLPHKIPHIGWAALEIPPERIDWEGTILANTSLADSVYLVHSYQLLPDDNNHRLADCRYNGLKISAAVQFNNVVGLQFHPEKSGRVGLNILDLFLKT, encoded by the coding sequence ATGACTAGTGAAGTAACCGTTGTTGATTACGGTCTGGGAAATCTTTTCAGTGTCGGCAGAGCATTGGAACGTTGCGGGGCGATGGTCACAATTTCAGATAACCCTTTAGTCATCTCCAAAGCTCCAAGACTGGTGTTGCCTGGGGTAGGCGCTTTTGCCAACGGCATGCTAGGGCTTATTGAGCGGAGGCTGGACACTGTAATCCGGGATTATACGGCATCGGGGCGTCCATTACTGGGTATATGTCTCGGAATGCAGTTGATGGCCACCATGGGTGAGGAATTTGGTCAACATGACGGGTTGAACATCATACCTGGCCGTGTCATAGCCATCCCGAAAGTAGGTACCAACGGATTGCCGCACAAGATCCCCCACATTGGCTGGGCGGCTCTTGAAATACCGCCTGAGCGAATTGACTGGGAAGGCACGATCTTGGCAAACACATCCCTTGCGGACAGTGTGTATTTGGTTCACTCTTATCAATTGCTTCCAGATGATAACAATCATAGGTTGGCCGATTGTCGCTACAATGGCTTGAAAATATCCGCTGCAGTGCAATTTAATAATGTTGTTGGGCTTCAGTTTCATCCTGAGAAAAGTGGTCGAGTGGGACTGAATATTCTTGACTTGTTCCTAAAAACCTAG